The Musa acuminata AAA Group cultivar baxijiao chromosome BXJ1-8, Cavendish_Baxijiao_AAA, whole genome shotgun sequence genomic sequence ACATTATACAAAATAAGAAGCCTAATACAATCAACAAAACCAGAACTGAACTAAACTTGTTGGAGTTGTCGGGTTTTAGGCATACTTTCATAGGTGCTCTTCCGCTCACCTATAATTTCGTAGATATCCTCTACGTTAACAAACTTTAGAAAGGCATATgtgaaattttatatattttgaaaggtTTGTCAAAGTTTCCCCTTGAGCGTACTTGAAGAGAAGATGAGTAATACAGGCAAGGAGATCAAATCAATTATAAAAAACAGATTAAAGAGTGCACTAACCACTTTAGTGTTTGACTTGGATTTGTTGTTGCTATGGTTGGTTTCACTTGTCCTGACCTTGTTCTTGCCATTAACAACTTCAAAAATGGTCGGCAGATCATTAATCATACCAAAGAGGCGCTTCCTGtgttataaattaaaatatatttacttGAAATGCCACTAAATAGAACATTAGCATCCAAGATATAGTAATTTGAGGAATATCAGAACAAAAACAGTGAATatatgaaaaatcataaaaaacatGAGGTACAGGCTGAAGCATTTATAAGTTGTACTTGGTAAATCCCATTGGAAACTATTTTCAGTTTCTAAAATGATTCATGTTTGTGGTACACATTAGATAATTTTGCCCAGATTCAAAGAAGATATATGCATATTATGGAATTCCTCGTTTTTTTTCTTATATGTGATTCATGCTATTATATTCATGATTCTAAAAACTGTGTTATGGGCTGATTACTACTGGGTGTTTCAGATCGAACTAGCAAACAATTGGAAGGGAAAGGGTGTAGCTGAGTATCAGATTATGCCTTTGATCCAGGCAACAAAACTTTCAATTAATAATTGATCTAGTATTTCATATCTAGCATTTAAATGTAATGCTTTGCCTGAAGACAAAGTGGACACAGGAAATTATCATTTGTTACTGCTAATGCTGAAATACTGTGGCATTCATATGGTGCATACATGGTTCCATGTTGGACCAGTAAGCCTATTTTCTACCTTCTTTGATATGCATATATTCGCCATGTAGAAAGCACACATTGCCAACACATGATTGCACTTTATTGTGCATCTTCTACATGTGATGCTCAGTTTAAAACAACCATCCACTGGGGTTCAACACCTTGGCTGCATTTTCATTCCAAACAAGTAATGTCTCATGTATCATGATGCTAAAGATTCGTCAGATGTATGTCAAATATAAAATTCTCGCTTAGCAATCATGTATCTTAAAGGCTCTTCATCCTAATGAAGCCCTCAGTTGAATAATTAAAGTTTTCACTATCACCTACAAACAAACTCTCCAACAATGACTCCATTTGCCTCCTAGTATGCCCTAATCAAAAAGCAATTTAGGATAATAATCAGTGCACTGAATATGAATTTTTACTGGAATCTTGCATGTTTGCAGTTTTCTATCAGAATAAGAGCGCACAATATACTGTGCAGACTATTTTACAATATAAAACACCTTGATATCAGTCTCACTCCATCCGACATTTCCAGACATTTACAAAAATTCATTGGATTTTCATTGCAGATTCCACTAATACAAACTACACAAGACAAGCATGAAACTTCTCTTGGCATTTTCGATGCTAACCTTGCATGTCAAAATATATACTTGGGAGTGAAAGTTATGAATGAAACTAAGCACTTAAACTGTTGCTGCAGCAGGTATATTATTACTAAACTGTTGGTTAACATTATACAATGGTAGACATATAAAGAAGCATTGAACAGAGTATACATATGAGCAACAAAACTAGAAATCCATAAGACATCCTGGCATCAAGGTACACATATAAAGAAGCAATTAAATTtgaaactataaaaaaaattcattatatCTCTCCAAACAGTCTGATTAATTAATCACCTTTCAACTTTGTCAAATCCAAATCTAGCACCAAAATAAAATGCAACAGAAAGTATCCAAGCATCACTGTGTACTGCAACCAAGGATAGCCAGTCCTTTTCTTGCATTCCATCTCTTGCAAAGTTAATGCCTAAAGCAGGTTCAGGAAGTTCTGGGGGCACCTCTTCTGCTGGCAGGTTAACTTCCCAGCGCTCATTCGGAAATCCATAAAGgcataaattttctttttctgcaaAGAGGGTCATATAGTTAAGAAGCACAaccataaaaaattattttttttctggcTAAGGTCTAAAGTCATCTGCATATGCAAATAAAGATATGATGAGAAATGGACTACTCATCAGATATTGAGGTGAAAGCTGGAGTAAGTAGAGTCActatgtaaacaagaaagaatacaaTGGAGAAGTTTATGTACCCCTTctagtttttttcttttcatatggTAAGCATTTTGGATTGGTTTCAAAATGAACTGACCCATACATAAACCAAGCCATTCTAGAGTTTCTCGGGCTTGGTATTTAAACTGACTAGTCAAAACTTCTAACaacaattcaaaactatttgTCTTACCTTGAGTCCTTTCTCTGTTTCTTTCATCAGTCAGGCAATAAATTGTGAATTCAAACACAATTCAACAATCTATATCTGTGCAACACTGGCAAAAGAAAATTAGAAGGGAAGAAGAACTGACAAGAAAAAGAGAGGCCTACAGCCCTGACTTTGTCCTCAGATGTGAGAAGTAGGTGAACCAAGTTTTCCCTTACAAAAAAGTTAGGGCTACTATGTTGCATGCTGGAATTTTAAATCAATCAAACAACGAATAAACTAGTAAGTTGGTTTGTGAAAACGACATGATGACACAAGTCAGGAACTCAATAACAGTTTGAAAAAATGAGGTTGTATGGACTTCCTCTCTAAGTCGAGGAATAAAGGACATGTTCATCTCAGCTCTGAACGCTAGGTTCGATGATCGCTCACGTAGCGGATTTCAACAACTGTCACTGAAGAGTTGATTTGtgtcacgataccaaattcatcctcccctatctatttataatattaaaattgaagcatggagggtttctttttttcttaaagCGAGTACCGCAGAATCAACACAAGAAACAAATACCTACAGATATTAAATGTTTGGAATAAAAAATAGCCCTAAAAATCTTCCACTACCAGAACTACCAAgcaacgaagagagagagagagagagagggtagcgGAGTTCTCACCGGGGTCGCACTGCTGGTAGAAATCCTCCACATCTACAAAAAAGAAACCCCGAGAACCCTTAAGTTGGTCGACAGGAAGAGAAAAAAACAAGATCTTTTTGATggacaagaaagaagaaagaggcaACATTTTGATGCACGAAAATACGTatcgacagagagagagagacagcgaGAGGAACTTTGTGCTGACCGGTGGTGAGGGCCTTGATCATGGCGGCCCTCCTACCCTTGAAGTCGCGGAACACCTCCTCCACCGTCCGGGGGTTGTAGTGGCCCGCCGATCCTCCGTCCATTCCTCCGACCCTCTTCCCACAGCGCAGCGAGCTCGAATGAAGTATTCGGGAATAGAACTATAGAATTGCTTCGCGGCGCTTCGTCTCACGGATCGAGCAGGAAAACACCCAAAATCCAAAGAAATAAAAGGCGTTTTCTGTGATTCTATAGACCctccgagcgagagagagagagagaggcagatcCGTAGATCCAAACCGAGGGTTTAGATATCAATAACGGTCCAACGCTGGTCTGGCGATGTCTGAcacgtattattattattattattattattattattattattattattattattattattattattattattattattattttgtggaCTATCTCATTATTATGggtcttttattttaatttttcattgctTCTTCTTAAAAGAAATTTATCTGCTTTGATTAGCCGATGAGGATCAACTTTTAGCCTCTAATCATCACTGGAAGCAATGAATTAATTATACAGCTATAGGATAGTTAACTTAATATGTTAATTATATCTTATGGTAACATATATAAATTAgttgatataatttttaattttttatgattatatttatcATCCATTgtttatattaaatttaaaaataaatgagaattTTACGACGaacatataatattatattaaagagggagaaaaaaaaagaaaagaacaaaaaaaaaaaccagatCTAACAAATTATAAGCAGCTATTCAATAACTCTTGCTCtgtgaatcaaatcctaactCTTTAAGCAACAAGTATGGCAATTAAATGACAATGAAACCTTGCCTAATCAAGGCTATAACCAACAGTCGACATTTTGACCTCTTCTTCCACTTTCCCAGTTCGTAAGGTAATCCCTCAAGAATTATGAACAAAACAAATCTTGTTTACTTCATTAGAAAGTCCTAGAGATAGTGATTTATGTATACGCAAGCACGGGAAAAAAGTGACCGGAGAATAAAGAAATCATACGACAAGACATAGAAGCAACAGCAAACAATCTTCTTCTTCCGATTAGATAATCTGTATGTTTTGAGTCCAAAAATACATTAATAAGAAAGACAAGAACAATTGAGCAAATCTTTGGACTATCTAGTGATTTGAGTTCAAAAATACAGAGTATGACGTTCGCCTCAGCGGAAATCAACATTTCAACCTTATTTCATATAAACAAAGTGTCAGTATTTATGCAGGAGAGGATCATTTGGAGTCACAACTTCGGCATCTTCTGGGCAGCAGTGCACAAAAAACTAGCTAAATCCCCTTGATGAACTGCATAAAGAGACAGATTGAGGGTCCCATTAAAAGATAATTGCTGGAGCATCTGAGACATTATTTGCATTCTCTTTTTGCTACAGAATGTAATCAATCGATCATCCTGCTGCATCATCTACAAGAACATGGAATGATATGTCACGAATGATAAAAAGAGTATAGAACAACTTTTAAGACAAAATCTAGTGCTACCAAAACAAAAATATACAGAATCATCACTATTGCCATTAAGTTATTGTGTGTATGGAATAATCCAAACTAAACACTTTACCTACCTTTAGCCTTTACTGCTTATTACATAGGCACTAAAGATAGCAACAGAGCTTCCAGTATAGTTGTCAGAtcattaatttaatatatattcacAGCAAAAGTTAAACCCATGCCTCACTATGAATCAACCATCACACACACGCATGATATCCACTGAAGTGAAGTACTATCCACATGATACTTAAAAACTTCAAAGTTGTCAGCTGACTCAACGCCAGATGAATGCAGAGAATTAGGAGCAAAGTGGCATTCCATAGCTATGGAAATAAAATCTAATCAGATGGATTACCCTTATCATCAACTTCACAGTTCACGTTGCACTCCTTAATCTCCGGAATATACTGATCCAGGAACAACTGGATTGTTCTCCAGTATCGTTCACCACCGTTGAACCATGTATCCATATGTGTGCCGTTTGGAAAATCCACAAATCTGCAGTCCCTGTTATTTTCTATAGCTTTAGCATACAGCATCTGCATGTGTGAAGGGGGAACCAACTCATCTTGCAAGCCGGACAGGAATATAATAGGTTGTTCAATCTGCATGAGAAAACACAAGTGCAAAGAACTTCAGCAAAAGCTACCCAATAAAGCAAGCACCTAGATAGACAATGGAAAAGCACATTTTAAATATATCCGAATTATAATTAGATGGACAAACTTTTCCTGGAGAGTAAAGGGCTCTGGAATCATCACATATGATCATCAGATTGCCAGTTCAGATGAATGGTTCAGGTAGTGGAAGTTTCTGTTTTGATCTGAGAGATGTAAGTCCTGAATTCTGATCATAGTTACCAGGTTTGTAATTTCGGCTTCCAAATTGAGTTTCATAATTTTTCTCCTTATTTTCTACTGATGGGTAAGCCATGCACCCCAGAAGGAGGTGGTGGCAGTGACGCAATGAGATAAGGAGAAGGTGATGGTGACACAAGGAAGAGAAGGCAACCACAGCGACTTGGTGAGTACAGAAGAGAGATCACACAAGAGACGATTGAGAGATAGAGAGGGAACatgcaagagaaagaaaggagaaaaaagaagagagagacagCTGTGCCCCAGGGACATGTATTAGATGATAAGTTCACCCCTAATACACCAACATTTATACCAATCAAATTTTAATGGGACCACTCGGTATGAAAAGTACACTAGTTGGCAGACCCTATTTCGTACTGGACCAGGAGAAACTGCCCAGTCCATGTACTGGCCATGACTCGGACCAGTAAAAACGACCCCACACCAACTTACACAGTTTTTTGAACCATGCTTCTAAGATTTAGTAATTATTGTAAAGACTAAATCTTGAACTCTCAATCAATCCATTACTGATTTTCCAGCTTTCTTGAAGATTAAGAGAGATTATTAGCATCCATGAGATCATACTAAGATTTAATTGACAACATTAGGTTACCAAATTTTTGTTAGAATCACGGTATGTTTAAATAGTAATTTATATTTACATCTTATAGAGATTATGTTTTTcaattaatgattacattgagacAATTAGTGATCCAAGTTATACAAGGTCTAGGGCTTAATCATGGAATGAAGTATGTGTGGACTTtaaaaagtcattttccaagaaaTCTAAATGATACATACAAAACATTGCTAATCAACATTCAACCACGAAAGACAAAGAAAACATTGCATTTCGCTCGAATGAAACAGGGTTTTTCTATCACTGATCCTTTCCCTAAATCAATCAATTGCCTTCAACAATCCACCTCCAAGCCAGCCCCAGATCCCCTAATTTTTGGGATAGAGTGATCACAGCACAAGGGTTCGTCTAGATCAGTTGAGAATGGCTTAAACTCATTGGTGTAGGCCAGGATACATCTGGCTAATCTTGAGCTAATTCCAGTTGATGCTGGGCAGTCCAGCCCAATCTTAATTTGACAATCTGATTCCACTGACCTGCTCTAATTCTAATCACCTAATTGAATATTGGTCCTGTGATGTAGGATAACTCATGGTCATCTATGGTGAGTCATGTATTTTGTCAGTTGAATCTGTTTAAGTCTAGGGTTAGGTTTTATtgagtgagaaaatatcaattctgtttttttaGTATTCCTccagtagatttttattttattgtcGATGTAAAAAATTTGTCCAAAATCCAAATTCGTTGTCTGAGACATATCCAAGCTAAGGTAAGTGTATAACCAATTAATGCTCACTTTGCTATAAGTGCTGAGAGCCAAATTCTACGTGAAACAAAAAAAGTAACCTATTATTACAGAGAATCAGAAAATCTTTATAATCATCTACAGATGAGTAACTAACTCTAAAAGTGAAATAGGCCATATTGGCATGACCATCTGAAATGCAAACCATAAGACATTTCAGAGTTGTATCATCTTTTCCTTTGCCCAGTGCTGGGCCTATCATGCACTCCAAAAAAAATTACTAACATGCAAAATCATGCTGAGATGAAAAAAAGTATAATGAAAAGAGATGAACTCTTTGGCAAAGTTCACTTCGTAAGTTCATATCTCACAATATGTTATGTTTCTAAACCTTACAATATCATGACTACAAAAGTTCATATGTTCATATCTCACAATATATTGCATTTCTAAACCTTATGATATCATGACTGTAAAAGTTCATATGTTCATATCTCACAATATATTGCATTTCTAAACCTTATGATATCATGACTGTAAAAGTTCATATGTTCATATCTCACAATATATTACCATATGATATCATGACTATCAAATTGTCACTAAAGAGGTatattgaaaaattattccaattGAGTGATGGATTTACAATTATTCATCAGATGAAACACAATTAATTCACAACATATCTCCTAGATTATAGTCCTTAACACACAGCATTGTTTAATGGAAAGCTTGATTCAGTATAAGAATATAATGTGGTGCATATACccaatcatcaataaaaatttgCTTGTATTGCAACTGAAGGGTTACAAGAGCCACCATTTGGTTTCCCTTCTAAagtattttcttttgattttgtatgtatgtatgtatatatgtatgtatatatgtatatgtatatatatatatatatatatgtatgtatatgtatgtatatgtgtatatgtatgtatatgtatatatatatatacatatatatatatacatatacatatatatatacatatacatatatatatacatatatatacatatacatatatatatacatatatatatatatatacatatatatatataactctttCATATTAACTTTTTTCCTGTTGCCAAAATCAGAACTTTGCTCGCTTATTattctggttcaatgataaatctGAAATCAAATATAAGTAAAAGGTAAATATAGATGTATTTAAAGGTAACTGCAGACATATTTGACTTAAGTCTTCAAAAGAGCTTGGAAGGTTTTGTTCTGACTGGATGGTGACAACAAttttaagaaaaaacaaatatATTATGACCCAACAAGACAAATCACAAAAAGCAAACACCCtgcaattataaaaaaatttcttgCTATTTTATGCAGACTCCTGCCACAAATTCATTCTGATGCCAGATGGTTGCAGAATGAATCTTTTGTTAGACCAAGGTCATGATGTTAGCAAAAAGGTTATATATGGGTCAAATGATTTGACTAGTCTTGAACTTAAAATAACTCAAAcataaagttaataaaataacAACCAGGCAATTTACTTTTCATATAAAAAGGGAAGGCAATCAATTCAAGTCAATATAAGATATCAACTATTCTGCAATATCAATAAATTATAGACACTTTTAATGAAGGTGACAGTCATAACCCATAAGCTACCTCagaaaatttttccatgaatatgGAGACTCACCTTGTCAATGATATCTATTGTGCTCCATGGTGAGCGTACAATACAATTgagaacctttggacttttcgatcCACTGCCACCAATGAACCATTTGAGGAAAGGAAACATAATCGCGGCCATGTCCAAGATGGAAGTGAAAGTATTCTCCAATATGAGAGCAGAAACCTGGAATTAGAATGATACAATTAAGATTCAAGAACTTACTAAATATTATAATCCAACAGCAGATATTTTGCAAAGACAAACAAGTTCCATCAGAATAATTTACAGACCAATATGAAGATGAGGAAGAGCTAAAAAATGCATCTTAGTGTAGCATTAAGACTTAAGACCTGAATTTAGAGTAGAACCACTTCTGAGCTTTACAGCAATCAAGACCCAAAAATGACAAGCCAGCAACCTAGTCAAATCCTACAGGAAGACTAATTAACAACAATAATTTTTTCCTCAAATGGAAGGAGAAATTGCAGATACTTTAATGTTCCAGTTAACAACAACACAATTATCAGTGATTACTAATGGTTGGTCTTGCATATCCActgtttttttaataaaaataaaatgaaaaccaGAATTGATGAGTGCCAAGTTGCCAAGCTCTAAATCACTTGATACATGAGAAGTTCCCAGTACATCCTAGGAGACTTATTGCCAAATAAGGAGCTTATATACACCTCAAACTTAAGCAAACAGAAAGCAAACAAGCcatgataaaagaataaaaaaggtaGTGATGTACCAAATCTAAAGGTAATTGTCAAACAATCATACACGaagaatcatgatattgatttgctaCTGCAGTTCAACATCACACCTGCAATATCAAAAAGCAACAACAACTCGACCATACAGAAACAAACAGCTGGTTTTGAATAAATACCTTATCAGAATTATTTCTTGCAAGCATTGCACCAACTGCACCTCCTAAAGATCTCCCAAAGACGACTATTCTTGATGTGTCAATATCTTTTCTCTGTGTTAGATGATCTAATGCTGCCTAATTAAGAAATAAAACTTGGTAGTCATGATTAGAAATCCAATAACACTGCAAACACACAAACACAAATTAACAATCCTAAGCATCACATTAACAAACCTGAGCATCCATTATGATGCCATGCTGTGATGGGTGACCATCACTTTCCCCGTACCTGCATTATCATGCATGCATTTTTCCCATGATTACATGTAAGAAGTGATTAATTGCCAAATATCAGATAGCAACTAACAAGAAACCAGACAATCTTGTGGCACAAAAAATACCCTCTATATGAAAGCATGAATACATTGCACTGCAGTCTCTGCATCATTATCCGGACAAATTCAAGCCGGTGAGCAATATCTAGCAACTTGGTTTAAGGCTTCTAATAAATACAAAATACAACATTAATTGAATTAGA encodes the following:
- the LOC135588600 gene encoding PHD finger protein ALFIN-LIKE 3-like; translation: MDGGSAGHYNPRTVEEVFRDFKGRRAAMIKALTTDVEDFYQQCDPEKENLCLYGFPNERWEVNLPAEEVPPELPEPALGINFARDGMQEKDWLSLVAVHSDAWILSVAFYFGARFGFDKVERKRLFGMINDLPTIFEVVNGKNKVRTSETNHSNNKSKSNTKVRVSDSHPKYLKGQPKEEDDELDEDDEEEHGDTLCGACGDNYASDEFWICCDICETWFHGKCVKITPARAEHIKQYKCPSCSNKRPRPS
- the LOC103995825 gene encoding alpha/beta hydrolase domain-containing protein WAV2 isoform X1, whose amino-acid sequence is MVSFLKALVYGAGGLVVVGMVALVTFQERLVYVPVLPGLARAYPITPARLRLDYEDVFLRAADGVRLHAWFVKHSPPKPGPTVLFFQENAGNIAHRLEFVRIMMQRLQCNVFMLSYRGYGESDGHPSQHGIIMDAQAALDHLTQRKDIDTSRIVVFGRSLGGAVGAMLARNNSDKVSALILENTFTSILDMAAIMFPFLKWFIGGSGSKSPKVLNCIVRSPWSTIDIIDKIEQPIIFLSGLQDELVPPSHMQMLYAKAIENNRDCRFVDFPNGTHMDTWFNGGERYWRTIQLFLDQYIPEIKECNVNCEVDDKVHQGDLASFLCTAAQKMPKL
- the LOC103995825 gene encoding alpha/beta hydrolase domain-containing protein WAV2 isoform X2, with amino-acid sequence MVSFLKALVYGAGGLVVVGMVALVTFQERLVYVPVLPGLARAYPITPARLRLDYEDVFLRAADGVRLHAWFVKHSPPKPGPTVLFFQENAGNIAHRLEFVRIMMQRLQCNVFMLSYRGYGESDGHPSQHGIIMDAQAALDHLTQRKDIDTSRIVVFGRSLGGAVGAMLARNNSDKVSALILENTFTSILDMAAIMFPFLKWFIGGSGSKSPKVLNCIVRSPWSTIDIIDKIEQPIIFLSGLQDELVPPSHMQMLYAKAIENNRDCRFVDFPNGTHMDTWFNGGERYWRTIQLFLDQYIPEIKECNVNCEVDDKDDAAG